Proteins encoded by one window of bacterium:
- a CDS encoding TonB-dependent receptor — protein MRFCQLLILLSLGLATYGSAHAGSLTGRVLDAETGNPISDVNIRLIETDQTDASDNKGIFQFTTVTDGTYHLIATHVAYDPSDTLTVTVNGATVFDLTLAPMPWVLNDVVVTGTRSPHLLKDVPVQTELITQRDFQRTGAKSVDEALSSTIGTTISNNDFTGSGASIRGIDKDRVMVLVDGERAVGRVNGTIDLSQYSLTNVQKIEIVKGTGSTLYGSEAMGGVINIITSPPQQDTKAGKFYADYGTHKTASPSAEFMWGGTKAALTAGAKYYATDGFDLLPETPHTNGADKIGRWNFDAKLTNYLSSEWRLTTTGRFMHEKRNWVESEEWPGFTLVYDDEETNKRYEGSVGMQFLSGEKYSMHFKLYGTFYDHIWSKTDQETGTWVDTSETQDSYWEASYSSNYVIGDNHVATYGANYVYQDLTSSELSGEKKASRSGAAYLQYEYAPVKRLTFLPGVRYENHSAFGGKFNPSMNIMYQPNENIKFRAFGGYGFRAPSIKEQYFIFDHSAAGYIVYGGQVDLPDNISFDPDHPYREMNEENSLNSSLSVEFSYGTIGLHRLTYFYNHLHDLVEFTMVGSSPTYWRGIYVYQNIDRAFTQGIEWESRIRLASWLDLSFSYNFLEAHNLENGEDLINRPPHTVKAVLSVTDSKSGFGGSFWGNYQSHKLWTSRSNTGEQEEDPTWAPHRTTLNLNLFKRFSGDKEAFLRLENLLDETDVVYGYWPGRQIFAGFRFGLQLTDKQ, from the coding sequence ATGCGATTCTGTCAACTTCTGATACTGCTTTCTCTCGGACTTGCTACGTATGGGTCCGCGCACGCCGGATCTTTGACCGGCCGCGTGCTTGATGCGGAGACTGGCAATCCGATCAGCGATGTGAACATCCGCCTGATTGAAACCGATCAGACAGATGCCAGCGACAACAAAGGGATCTTTCAGTTCACCACGGTGACTGACGGCACCTACCACCTGATTGCGACGCACGTCGCGTATGACCCCAGTGATACCCTGACTGTGACCGTTAATGGCGCTACAGTTTTTGATCTGACTCTGGCTCCGATGCCCTGGGTGCTCAACGATGTCGTGGTCACTGGCACGCGCTCTCCGCACCTGTTAAAAGATGTTCCGGTGCAGACCGAACTGATCACCCAGCGTGATTTCCAGCGGACCGGCGCAAAGTCGGTCGATGAAGCTCTGTCTTCCACCATCGGGACGACGATCTCCAACAATGATTTCACCGGTTCCGGCGCCAGCATTCGCGGGATCGACAAAGATCGCGTGATGGTGCTGGTGGATGGTGAGCGGGCGGTTGGCCGCGTGAACGGGACGATCGACCTGAGCCAATATTCACTGACCAATGTGCAGAAGATCGAGATCGTCAAGGGTACGGGTTCAACCCTCTATGGCTCCGAGGCGATGGGCGGCGTGATCAATATCATTACCAGTCCGCCACAGCAGGATACCAAGGCCGGAAAGTTCTACGCCGACTACGGCACACACAAGACAGCCAGTCCATCGGCTGAATTTATGTGGGGGGGGACCAAAGCGGCGCTGACAGCCGGTGCCAAGTACTATGCCACCGATGGCTTTGATCTTCTCCCCGAAACACCGCACACCAACGGCGCAGACAAGATCGGGCGGTGGAATTTCGATGCTAAGTTAACCAACTACCTCTCTAGCGAGTGGCGCCTGACCACTACCGGCCGCTTTATGCATGAAAAACGGAACTGGGTTGAGTCTGAGGAATGGCCCGGCTTCACGCTCGTTTACGACGACGAAGAGACTAACAAGCGGTATGAGGGGTCGGTTGGCATGCAGTTTCTCTCCGGCGAGAAATACTCCATGCACTTCAAATTATATGGGACATTCTACGACCATATCTGGTCGAAAACCGACCAGGAGACCGGGACCTGGGTGGATACCTCGGAAACACAGGATTCTTATTGGGAAGCTTCCTACAGTTCCAACTACGTCATCGGCGACAACCATGTCGCCACCTATGGCGCTAACTATGTCTACCAGGATCTGACCTCGTCGGAATTGAGCGGCGAGAAAAAGGCCTCCCGCTCCGGCGCCGCCTACCTGCAGTATGAATATGCGCCGGTCAAAAGGCTGACATTCCTTCCCGGAGTGCGCTACGAAAACCACTCGGCGTTTGGTGGTAAGTTTAATCCATCGATGAATATCATGTACCAGCCGAACGAAAATATCAAATTCCGCGCATTCGGCGGGTATGGATTCCGGGCTCCCTCGATCAAGGAGCAGTACTTCATTTTCGACCACAGCGCCGCGGGATATATTGTTTATGGCGGTCAGGTGGATCTCCCCGACAATATCTCATTCGATCCGGATCATCCATATCGCGAGATGAACGAAGAGAACTCGCTCAACAGCTCGCTTTCGGTGGAGTTTTCGTATGGGACGATCGGTCTGCATCGGCTCACCTACTTTTACAATCACTTGCATGACCTGGTCGAGTTTACGATGGTCGGCTCCAGTCCGACCTACTGGCGCGGGATCTATGTCTACCAGAATATCGACCGAGCCTTCACGCAGGGGATCGAGTGGGAGTCACGAATTCGCCTGGCTTCCTGGCTCGACCTCTCTTTCTCATATAACTTCCTCGAAGCACACAATCTGGAAAATGGCGAGGACCTGATCAACCGTCCGCCGCACACGGTGAAGGCGGTTCTGTCGGTCACCGACAGCAAGTCTGGCTTTGGTGGAAGTTTCTGGGGGAATTACCAGTCACACAAACTCTGGACTTCCCGCTCCAATACGGGCGAGCAGGAAGAGGATCCGACCTGGGCGCCGCATCGGACCACCCTTAATTTGAATCTTTTCAAACGTTTCTCCGGCGACAAAGAAGCGTTTCTCCGGCTGGAGAATCTGCTGGATGAAACGGATGTCGTGTATGGTTACTGGCCGGGACGTCAGATTTTTGCCGGTTTCCGCTTTGGACTGCAACTCACAGATAAACAATAG
- the ilvC gene encoding ketol-acid reductoisomerase → MRAKEKAQKRIAVIGYGGQGRAISLNLRDSGWDVSIGLQARSRSRVRAKRDRFTQVGTVRHLVEQAEIICFAFPDHLHGKVFDQEVRPYLKPGATLWFLHGTSIQFGFVKPPRMCDIIMIAPHAPGPAVREKFLDDRSISAFWAVEQNRSGKAKQLAFALAEGCGFKKRNLVKTSFKDEAIGDLFGEQAVLCGGMAMLISAGYETLVRRGIKPEHAYLEVAYQLDLIISLIKKYGMQGMWERISVAARFGSLLTGPKLIDRTVKKKMRQTLDEISSGRFPKKLASLTKQDIARLNKSLKRLTPPSFDRAATKQSRRSK, encoded by the coding sequence ATGCGAGCGAAAGAGAAAGCCCAAAAGCGGATAGCGGTAATTGGCTACGGCGGCCAGGGTCGGGCGATCAGCCTGAACCTTCGGGATTCCGGCTGGGATGTTTCTATCGGCTTGCAGGCAAGATCCCGGTCGCGAGTGCGGGCAAAACGGGATCGGTTCACACAGGTCGGGACTGTCAGGCATCTGGTCGAACAGGCCGAAATTATCTGTTTTGCTTTTCCAGATCATCTGCACGGGAAGGTCTTTGACCAGGAGGTCCGCCCTTACCTCAAACCCGGCGCCACGCTCTGGTTTCTGCATGGGACCTCGATCCAGTTCGGTTTTGTCAAACCACCGCGGATGTGTGATATCATAATGATCGCTCCCCATGCCCCCGGCCCGGCGGTGCGGGAGAAGTTTCTGGATGATCGCTCAATCTCCGCTTTCTGGGCGGTTGAGCAGAACCGATCTGGCAAGGCCAAGCAATTAGCCTTTGCACTGGCTGAGGGGTGCGGATTCAAAAAGAGAAATCTGGTCAAAACGAGCTTTAAGGATGAAGCGATTGGCGACCTATTCGGTGAGCAAGCCGTGCTCTGTGGCGGGATGGCAATGTTAATCTCGGCCGGCTATGAAACGCTGGTCAGGCGTGGGATCAAACCGGAACATGCTTATCTCGAGGTTGCCTATCAGCTTGACCTGATCATCTCGTTAATCAAAAAGTATGGAATGCAGGGGATGTGGGAGCGGATCTCGGTTGCCGCACGGTTTGGCTCGCTTCTGACTGGCCCAAAGCTGATTGATCGCACGGTGAAAAAGAAGATGCGGCAGACGCTGGATGAGATCAGCTCCGGGCGATTCCCCAAAAAACTGGCATCTCTGACCAAGCAGGATATTGCACGGCTCAACAAATCACTTAAGCGGCTGACCCCACCCTCGTTTGACCGCGCCGCCACCAAACAGAGCCGTCGCTCCAAATAA
- the nadC gene encoding carboxylating nicotinate-nucleotide diphosphorylase — translation MDLLLESIHRLVKEALAEDIGRGDLTSLACLEPNPIKARLVAKQSGILSGMLPALRVYDIVDSANRITPHFHDGDRFEKGSVIFEVDGFNQTVLASERVALNFLAHLSGVATMTSRFVEKTAGTQARILDTRKTTPGMRHLEKMAVHHGGGMNHRMGLYDMILIKDNHIASAGSIVGAVQMAREYLQSSDFRIQFQAECDKITIEVEVTNESQLREAISANVDRLLLDNQSVDSLRHLVQIARTLDPKVKLEASGNVSLETVGPIAQTGVDFISVGAITHSAPVVDFSLQVE, via the coding sequence ATGGACCTGCTACTGGAGTCAATTCACCGTCTGGTCAAAGAGGCTCTGGCCGAGGATATCGGTCGGGGAGACCTCACTTCGCTCGCCTGCCTGGAACCTAACCCTATCAAAGCGAGACTGGTAGCCAAACAGTCGGGGATACTCTCCGGGATGTTACCCGCATTGCGGGTGTACGACATTGTCGATTCCGCCAATCGGATCACCCCGCATTTCCATGACGGCGATCGATTTGAGAAGGGGTCGGTGATTTTTGAGGTCGACGGCTTCAATCAGACCGTCCTCGCCTCCGAACGAGTCGCGCTCAATTTTCTGGCGCATTTGAGCGGTGTGGCAACCATGACCTCACGGTTCGTGGAAAAAACCGCCGGCACCCAGGCCAGAATACTGGATACCCGCAAAACCACTCCCGGCATGCGTCATCTCGAAAAGATGGCGGTACACCATGGCGGCGGCATGAACCACCGGATGGGGCTATACGACATGATCCTCATCAAGGACAATCATATCGCGAGTGCGGGGTCGATAGTTGGAGCCGTACAGATGGCACGTGAATATCTGCAATCGAGTGATTTCCGCATACAGTTTCAGGCAGAGTGCGACAAAATTACAATCGAGGTCGAAGTCACCAACGAATCGCAACTTCGCGAGGCGATTTCGGCGAATGTTGACCGTCTGCTTTTGGACAACCAGTCGGTAGACTCGCTCCGCCATCTGGTTCAGATCGCACGCACACTTGATCCCAAGGTGAAACTCGAAGCATCCGGAAATGTCTCGCTCGAGACAGTCGGGCCGATCGCCCAGACCGGCGTTGATTTCATCTCCGTTGGCGCTATCACCCATTCCGCGCCGGTTGTTGATTTCTCTCTGCAGGTTGAATGA
- a CDS encoding biotin--[acetyl-CoA-carboxylase] ligase has translation MMSRFRDFVNSGILVQEIADQLLYYLRSKETVPVPRLLTKFKMPPEHLDATLQEIQSWGYRLKITGKLVTFLSAPDLLTATEIGYRLKTRLIGKTIHSYRLVKSTNDLVSQMAESGAPEGLIVTAEQQSQGRGRLGRNWFSPEGSGIYLSILLRPRIKPDQAPGLSIMTAVALAETLEQYAPGEIAIKWPNDILISGKKISGILTELSAEKNRINHVVVGIGINVNQKAADFPPDIRKTATSLRVATKHVVNRADLLKAFLGNFEEEYLAYQKYGLKKAQKRMRKFSVMLGKTVRLLSGDNIIEGVATDIDSSGALVLLHAGKRMLVSAGEVTVVKQ, from the coding sequence ATGATGAGCCGCTTTCGTGATTTCGTCAACTCCGGCATCTTAGTGCAAGAGATCGCCGACCAACTTCTGTATTATCTCCGAAGTAAAGAGACTGTGCCGGTTCCACGGCTACTCACCAAATTCAAGATGCCTCCCGAGCATCTCGATGCCACCCTTCAGGAGATCCAGAGCTGGGGATACAGGCTGAAAATCACCGGCAAGCTGGTGACATTTCTCTCTGCCCCCGATCTGTTAACCGCAACCGAAATCGGCTATCGCCTCAAAACGAGACTGATCGGCAAAACGATCCATTCCTACCGACTAGTGAAATCAACCAATGATCTGGTCTCGCAGATGGCCGAATCCGGCGCGCCGGAAGGGCTGATCGTCACCGCCGAACAGCAGAGCCAAGGGAGAGGGAGACTTGGGCGAAACTGGTTCTCTCCGGAAGGATCGGGCATCTATCTCTCAATCCTACTTCGCCCACGCATCAAGCCGGATCAGGCGCCGGGGCTTTCCATCATGACCGCAGTTGCCCTCGCAGAAACTCTGGAGCAGTACGCGCCCGGAGAAATTGCGATCAAATGGCCGAACGACATTCTTATCTCCGGCAAAAAGATATCTGGCATCCTGACCGAACTCTCAGCCGAGAAAAATAGAATCAACCATGTGGTAGTCGGGATCGGCATCAACGTTAATCAAAAAGCGGCCGATTTCCCGCCTGATATCCGAAAGACCGCCACCTCGCTCCGTGTCGCGACCAAACATGTCGTCAATCGCGCTGACCTGCTTAAGGCGTTTCTCGGCAATTTCGAGGAAGAGTATCTCGCCTACCAGAAGTACGGGCTTAAAAAAGCGCAGAAACGGATGCGGAAATTCTCCGTGATGCTCGGCAAAACGGTCCGGCTCCTGTCCGGTGACAACATCATCGAAGGAGTGGCGACCGATATCGACTCTTCCGGGGCATTGGTCCTCCTCCATGCCGGCAAGCGAATGCTCGTCTCTGCCGGCGAGGTTACGGTGGTGAAACAGTAG
- the mutM gene encoding bifunctional DNA-formamidopyrimidine glycosylase/DNA-(apurinic or apyrimidinic site) lyase has protein sequence MPELPEVETVVRGLRATVVGRTIRSVDSANAHPSTIVIAKGLAPHSFATLLSGKKVEGVARRGKNILIQLSNNLTLWGHLKMTGHFFWIHRDAPVTKHDLVTFEFEPLTVDDTMQLRFNDFRRFGRLRLFPNDLLWKQPGLAKLGPEPLEMSAELFVELAHRRPRQIKMALMDQAFIAGVGNIYADESLYLSRIHPRRLTTSLSATKLRELHGHIQFLLKKAIRLRGTSVDSYANVNGKAGSFQNYLKAYGNEGEPCERCGSAIKRIQIGQRSAHFCPKCQRLR, from the coding sequence ATGCCTGAACTCCCCGAAGTTGAAACTGTGGTCCGTGGCCTTCGTGCGACGGTAGTTGGACGGACTATCCGCTCGGTCGACTCCGCCAACGCCCACCCGAGCACGATCGTTATCGCCAAGGGACTAGCGCCACATTCTTTCGCGACACTCCTGTCAGGCAAGAAGGTTGAGGGAGTCGCCCGTCGTGGGAAAAATATCCTGATCCAACTCTCCAACAACCTTACTCTCTGGGGACACCTCAAAATGACCGGGCACTTTTTCTGGATTCACCGCGATGCTCCGGTCACCAAACATGATCTGGTGACATTTGAGTTTGAACCACTCACTGTCGATGATACGATGCAGCTTCGCTTTAACGATTTCCGACGGTTTGGTAGGCTACGTCTTTTTCCCAACGACCTGCTCTGGAAACAACCCGGCCTGGCGAAACTTGGGCCGGAACCGCTGGAGATGTCTGCCGAACTGTTTGTCGAGCTGGCACACCGTCGGCCTCGGCAAATCAAGATGGCGTTGATGGATCAGGCCTTCATCGCCGGGGTCGGGAATATCTATGCCGATGAATCTCTTTACTTGAGCCGCATTCACCCGCGGCGGCTGACCACCTCGCTCTCAGCGACCAAACTGAGAGAACTGCACGGTCATATCCAGTTCTTGCTCAAGAAGGCGATCCGTTTGCGGGGGACATCCGTTGATTCATATGCCAATGTGAATGGAAAAGCGGGGAGTTTTCAGAACTATTTGAAGGCGTACGGGAATGAAGGGGAACCGTGTGAACGGTGCGGGTCGGCTATCAAACGAATTCAGATCGGCCAGCGTTCAGCCCATTTCTGCCCGAAATGTCAGAGGCTACGCTGA
- a CDS encoding ABC transporter ATP-binding protein, with product MAGLRIEQVTKSFGSNKILDNVSLELAEGELLVILGPSGCGKSTLLRLIAGLEELDAGEIFIGDRQVDKLRPRDRNVALVFQNYSLYPHMTVAKNLAFPLTVAKVPKTEIKEKVAKVAAMLGLENRLQAKPSQLSGGQRQRVALGRAIIREPSLFLLDEPLSNLDADLRARMRLEIVALQKQLKKAMIHVTHDQTEALTMADRIALLDQGNLIQLGTPEELYRQPATTFVASFIGQPKINLVEIEVINGYSRPFNLNVGNQISGKATLGIRPEAIEVWADEEYSGQVESAEYLGDQYFARIRHENLLLTASKIASEPQVGRNVTFSLKREDLLFFDADTGKRLDVAVALNE from the coding sequence ATGGCCGGGTTGCGTATAGAGCAGGTAACCAAATCATTTGGGTCGAACAAAATTCTGGACAATGTCTCGCTGGAGTTGGCCGAGGGTGAACTGCTGGTTATTTTGGGGCCATCCGGTTGCGGTAAATCGACCCTGCTTCGGTTGATTGCCGGACTCGAAGAGCTGGATGCCGGCGAGATCTTCATTGGTGATCGCCAGGTCGACAAACTTCGGCCGCGCGACCGGAATGTGGCATTAGTCTTCCAGAACTATTCGCTTTATCCGCATATGACCGTGGCGAAAAATCTCGCCTTCCCACTGACGGTTGCCAAAGTCCCGAAGACTGAGATCAAAGAGAAAGTTGCCAAAGTGGCCGCGATGCTTGGTCTTGAGAATCGCTTGCAGGCGAAACCGAGCCAGCTTTCCGGCGGGCAACGCCAGCGCGTGGCGTTGGGGCGAGCGATCATCCGGGAGCCTTCGCTTTTCCTGCTCGATGAACCGCTCTCCAATCTCGATGCTGACCTTCGCGCGCGGATGCGTCTGGAGATAGTCGCCCTGCAGAAGCAGTTGAAGAAGGCGATGATCCATGTTACGCATGATCAGACCGAAGCGCTGACCATGGCTGACCGGATAGCATTATTGGATCAGGGGAATCTGATTCAACTGGGGACACCAGAAGAGCTCTATCGCCAGCCCGCGACAACTTTTGTAGCGTCATTCATTGGCCAGCCGAAGATCAACCTGGTCGAGATCGAAGTAATCAACGGATACAGCAGGCCGTTCAATCTAAATGTCGGCAATCAGATCAGCGGCAAAGCGACGCTGGGCATTCGACCGGAAGCGATCGAGGTCTGGGCGGATGAAGAATACTCCGGCCAGGTAGAATCGGCTGAATATTTGGGAGATCAGTATTTCGCGCGGATACGACATGAGAATCTGCTGCTGACTGCCTCGAAGATCGCATCAGAACCGCAGGTGGGGCGGAACGTGACATTCTCGCTCAAGCGCGAGGATTTGCTGTTTTTTGATGCAGACACGGGCAAGCGGCTGGATGTGGCGGTCGCATTGAACGAATAG
- a CDS encoding DNA replication/repair protein RecF, with protein sequence MIVERAAVTNFRNFGSLEVRFSPGVNVFFGANGSGKTNLLEALFVLCLGRSQRTAADAVLIKQGEEVYRIEGDINQEGRTRTIAVAYQKGGRKKITRDTIPIRIAELFETVCAVSSGPEDSDILSGGPSVRRTFLDIYLSQYSRAYLDRLKDYHRVLAQKNAALKIQMDCSAYDELLIQYGARIIQARQEFIGLLREVASRHYGAIANGEKLDIRYETCVPSDMTDLTIIEGGLASALAKGVARERATCQAMIGPHRDELAISIGAYPARTHGSQGQWRTAAVSLKLAVYEMLREKRKLAPVLLLDEIFAELDLDRAHRLIDAFSGYNQLFLTTAVEPPEPLRKNGRRYRISRGTLEEIS encoded by the coding sequence ATGATTGTCGAGCGTGCGGCTGTCACCAATTTCCGGAATTTCGGATCGCTCGAGGTCCGTTTCTCGCCGGGAGTGAATGTTTTTTTCGGCGCCAATGGCTCTGGAAAGACCAATTTACTCGAAGCGTTATTTGTTCTTTGTCTCGGCCGCTCTCAACGGACAGCGGCCGATGCTGTTCTGATCAAACAGGGCGAAGAGGTCTATCGGATCGAGGGGGATATTAATCAGGAAGGGCGCACCCGGACGATCGCGGTCGCCTATCAGAAGGGTGGGCGCAAAAAGATCACACGCGACACCATCCCTATTCGAATAGCCGAGCTGTTTGAAACGGTCTGCGCGGTTTCCTCCGGGCCGGAGGATTCAGACATTCTTTCAGGGGGACCATCGGTCAGACGAACTTTCCTCGATATCTACCTCAGCCAATATTCCCGGGCTTATCTTGATCGTTTGAAAGATTATCATCGCGTGCTGGCGCAGAAAAACGCCGCGCTGAAGATCCAGATGGATTGCTCGGCCTATGACGAATTGTTGATCCAGTATGGTGCGCGGATAATCCAGGCACGTCAGGAATTTATCGGTTTATTGAGAGAGGTAGCATCGCGGCATTATGGCGCGATCGCCAACGGAGAAAAACTTGATATTCGCTATGAAACCTGTGTACCATCGGATATGACCGATCTGACAATTATCGAGGGTGGACTGGCCTCGGCGCTGGCTAAGGGTGTCGCGCGGGAGCGTGCGACCTGCCAGGCAATGATCGGCCCTCACCGGGATGAGTTGGCGATATCAATCGGCGCCTATCCGGCACGGACGCACGGTTCGCAGGGTCAGTGGCGTACCGCCGCAGTTTCACTCAAGCTGGCAGTCTACGAAATGCTTCGGGAGAAACGAAAACTGGCGCCGGTACTTTTGCTGGATGAGATTTTCGCAGAATTGGATCTGGACCGTGCGCATCGACTGATAGATGCATTCTCCGGATATAATCAGCTATTTCTGACCACTGCGGTTGAACCACCGGAGCCGTTGCGCAAAAACGGACGGCGGTATCGCATCTCGCGCGGGACACTGGAGGAGATCTCCTGA